The Actinomyces sp. oral taxon 414 genome has a segment encoding these proteins:
- the disA gene encoding DNA integrity scanning diadenylate cyclase DisA, which produces MSEAHGGLLRDTLALIAPGTVLRDGLERILRGRTGAIIVLGFDETVEAISSGGFNLDVELSAAHLRELSKMDGAVVVDRSANRIRRANVQLLPNADIETFEAGMRHRTAERVARQTGHPVISVSQSMQLISLYADGRRHVLEPSEAILARANQALATLERYTTRLARTSGSLDALEIEDLVTVRDVAAVLQLLEMVRRIASDIDGYVTELGTDGRLLALQHEELTRGVLAERDFLLADYLPDGLDIDAVDERLKWVGSPALLDLAMVARSMGLGGVDGQELDAGLSPRGLRILAKIPRLSLVTARTVVAHWGSLQQILGATVEELQALDGVGAGGARTLRDGLSRLAEVSIVDRYS; this is translated from the coding sequence ATGAGCGAAGCGCACGGCGGTCTGCTCAGGGACACCCTGGCGCTCATAGCGCCGGGGACTGTTCTGCGCGATGGGCTGGAGCGGATCCTGCGCGGGCGCACCGGCGCCATTATCGTGCTCGGCTTCGATGAAACGGTTGAGGCGATATCCTCGGGGGGTTTCAACCTCGACGTCGAGCTGTCCGCCGCCCACCTGCGCGAGCTGTCCAAGATGGACGGCGCCGTCGTCGTCGATCGCAGCGCCAACCGCATCCGGCGCGCCAACGTCCAGCTGCTTCCCAATGCCGATATCGAGACCTTCGAGGCCGGCATGCGCCACCGCACGGCCGAGCGCGTGGCCCGCCAGACCGGCCACCCGGTCATCTCGGTGAGCCAGTCGATGCAGCTCATCTCGCTGTACGCCGACGGCAGGCGCCACGTCCTGGAGCCCAGCGAGGCGATCCTGGCGCGCGCGAACCAGGCGCTGGCCACTTTGGAGCGCTACACCACGCGCCTGGCCCGGACCTCCGGGAGCCTGGACGCCCTGGAGATCGAGGATCTGGTGACGGTCCGGGACGTCGCCGCGGTCCTCCAGCTGCTGGAAATGGTGCGGCGCATCGCCTCCGACATCGACGGCTACGTCACCGAGCTGGGCACCGACGGGCGTCTGCTCGCCCTCCAGCACGAGGAGCTGACCCGCGGCGTCCTGGCGGAGCGGGACTTCCTGCTCGCCGACTACCTCCCGGACGGCCTGGACATCGACGCCGTTGACGAGCGCCTGAAATGGGTGGGCTCCCCCGCCCTGCTGGATCTGGCGATGGTGGCCCGGTCCATGGGGCTGGGCGGCGTCGACGGGCAGGAGCTCGATGCGGGGCTGTCGCCGCGGGGCCTGCGCATCCTGGCCAAGATCCCGCGCCTATCGCTGGTGACCGCGCGCACCGTCGTGGCCCACTGGGGCTCCCTCCAGCAGATCCTGGGGGCGACGGTCGAGGAGCTCCAGGCACTCGACGGCGTGGGGGCCGGTGGCGCCCGCACTCTGCGCGACGGGCTGTCGCGCCTGGCCGAGGTCTCGATCGTCGACCGCTACTCCTGA
- the radA gene encoding DNA repair protein RadA, whose translation MPATKTARPRSSYVCTECGWTSPKWLGQCRECREWGTLEEFVEAAGGAGAPAAGAAPARTAAVRPAEPARPIGEVSAERARARPTGVGELDRVLGGGIVPGAVVLLAGEPGVGKSTLLLDVAAKAAAVCRERGDGPVLYVTGEESVSQVRLRAERIEAIDPGLLLAGETELGALLGHVEAVGPSLLVVDSVQTIASTQVEGAAGGVTQVRAVAGALIAVAKERAIPVLLVGHVTKDGGIAGPRVLEHLVDVVCQFEGDRHARLRLLRAVKNRYGPTDEVGCFDLGERGIVGLEDPSGLFLSSERSQVPGTCATVTLEGRRPVPVEVQTLVAPTAAASPRRTTSGVDHSRVAMSLAVLAARLRLDTSNADVYVSTVGGARAVEPATDLAVAIAVASAARNLPVPPGLVAFGEVGLTGEVRATVGIQRRLAEAARLGFDRAVVPLAGSAELRPVDGVQVLAVGHVGEALGAALPRG comes from the coding sequence ATGCCCGCCACGAAGACCGCCAGGCCGCGCAGTTCCTACGTCTGCACCGAGTGCGGCTGGACCAGCCCTAAATGGCTGGGGCAGTGCCGCGAGTGCCGCGAGTGGGGGACCCTGGAGGAGTTCGTCGAAGCCGCCGGCGGCGCCGGGGCCCCGGCCGCCGGCGCCGCCCCGGCCCGCACCGCGGCGGTGCGCCCGGCTGAGCCCGCCCGGCCCATCGGCGAGGTCAGCGCCGAGAGGGCCCGGGCCCGCCCCACCGGCGTGGGCGAGCTCGACCGGGTGCTGGGCGGCGGGATCGTCCCGGGCGCCGTCGTGCTGCTGGCCGGGGAGCCGGGCGTGGGCAAGTCCACCCTCCTGCTCGACGTCGCCGCCAAGGCCGCCGCCGTCTGCCGCGAGCGCGGCGACGGGCCGGTCCTCTACGTCACCGGGGAGGAGTCCGTCAGCCAGGTGAGGTTGCGGGCCGAGCGGATCGAGGCCATCGACCCGGGCCTGCTCCTGGCCGGGGAGACCGAGCTGGGGGCGCTCCTGGGCCATGTCGAGGCCGTGGGGCCCTCGCTGCTGGTGGTCGACTCCGTCCAGACGATCGCCTCGACGCAGGTCGAGGGGGCTGCCGGCGGCGTCACCCAGGTGCGGGCGGTGGCCGGGGCGCTCATCGCGGTGGCCAAGGAGCGCGCCATCCCCGTGCTGCTGGTGGGTCACGTCACCAAGGACGGCGGTATCGCCGGGCCGCGCGTCCTGGAGCACCTGGTCGACGTCGTCTGCCAGTTCGAGGGGGACCGCCACGCGCGCCTGCGGCTGCTGCGGGCGGTGAAGAACCGCTACGGCCCCACCGATGAGGTCGGCTGCTTCGACCTGGGCGAGCGCGGCATCGTCGGGCTGGAGGATCCCAGCGGGCTGTTCCTATCCTCGGAGCGCTCCCAGGTGCCGGGCACCTGCGCCACCGTCACCCTGGAGGGGCGCCGCCCCGTGCCGGTGGAGGTGCAGACCCTTGTCGCGCCGACCGCCGCCGCCTCGCCGCGGCGCACCACCTCCGGCGTCGACCATTCGCGCGTAGCCATGAGCCTGGCGGTGCTCGCGGCGCGGCTGCGCCTGGACACCTCCAATGCGGACGTGTACGTGTCCACGGTCGGCGGGGCGCGCGCCGTCGAGCCGGCCACGGACCTGGCGGTGGCGATCGCGGTGGCCAGCGCCGCGCGCAATCTGCCCGTCCCCCCGGGCCTGGTCGCCTTCGGGGAGGTGGGGCTGACCGGGGAGGTGCGCGCCACGGTGGGGATCCAGCGGCGCCTGGCGGAGGCGGCCCGGCTGGGCTTCGACCGGGCGGTCGTGCCGCTCGCGGGGTCGGCCGAGCTGCGGCCGGTCGACGGCGTGCAGGTGCTGGCGGTCGGCCACGTCGGGGAGGCGCTGGGCGCCGCCCTGCCGCGGGGGTGA
- the tkt gene encoding transketolase, with protein sequence MGTDSQALTAEDLRAINISKALAADAVEKAGSGHPGTAISLAGVAYLLYQYEMTHDPADARWLGRDRLILSSGHASLLLYIQLVLAGYGLEVSDLEQLRQWGARTPGHPEFGHTPGVETTTGPLGAGFTNAVGMAMAARFEHGLLDPAAPAGDSVFDHYVYTIMGDGCLQEGVTSEAASLAGAQELGNLIAIYDDNDITIEGSTDLAFTEDPSARFAAYGWQVLDVDWTGGGACYAEDYAALRAALAAARAETARPSLIRLHTVIAWPAPTKQGQASSHGAKLGAQEVAGLKEALGLDPAQDFYAPDDVLDRTRAHAARRAAAARADWDARFEAWRAAEPDRAALLERLRDGRLPEGLDGALPSWEVGQSLATRAASGRTLSALADVVPELWGGSADLAGSNNTTMAGAPSFLPASLAHKEGDGPYGRTLHFGVREHAMGGILNGIALDGLTRPYGGTFMVFSDYMRPPVRLAALMGIDPVFVWTHDSIGVGEDGPTHQPIEHLASLRAIPGLDVVRPGDANETAAAWRVILQRRRHPAGLVLSRQNLPVLADARTAAAGVPRGAYVLIEAADADGGPAAPEVVLIATGSEVGVAAAARDLLQASGTPTRVVSAPCLEWFAEQDEDYRARVLPEVAVTVSVEAGIAMGWREIVGAWGEIVSIDHFGASAPGTRLFAEYGFTGEHVADVVRRALERARA encoded by the coding sequence ATGGGCACCGACTCCCAGGCACTGACCGCCGAAGACCTCAGGGCCATCAACATCTCCAAGGCTCTGGCGGCGGACGCCGTCGAGAAGGCCGGATCCGGGCACCCGGGGACCGCCATCTCCCTGGCCGGCGTCGCCTACCTGCTCTACCAGTACGAGATGACCCACGACCCCGCCGACGCCCGCTGGCTGGGGCGCGACCGCCTCATCCTGTCCTCCGGGCACGCCTCCCTCCTGCTGTACATCCAGCTGGTCCTGGCCGGCTACGGCCTGGAGGTCTCGGACCTGGAGCAGCTGCGCCAGTGGGGGGCCCGCACCCCGGGCCACCCGGAGTTCGGGCACACCCCGGGCGTGGAGACCACGACGGGCCCGCTCGGCGCCGGCTTCACCAACGCCGTCGGCATGGCCATGGCCGCCAGGTTCGAGCACGGCCTGCTCGACCCCGCCGCCCCGGCCGGGGACTCCGTTTTCGACCACTACGTCTACACGATCATGGGCGACGGCTGCCTGCAGGAGGGCGTAACCTCCGAGGCCGCCTCCCTGGCCGGGGCCCAGGAGCTGGGCAACCTCATCGCCATCTACGACGACAACGACATCACCATCGAGGGCAGCACCGACCTGGCCTTCACCGAGGACCCCTCCGCCCGCTTCGCCGCCTACGGCTGGCAGGTCCTGGACGTGGACTGGACCGGCGGCGGGGCCTGCTACGCGGAGGACTACGCCGCCCTGCGCGCCGCCCTGGCCGCCGCCCGCGCCGAGACGGCCCGCCCCTCCCTCATCCGCCTGCACACCGTGATCGCCTGGCCGGCCCCCACCAAGCAGGGCCAGGCCTCCAGCCACGGCGCCAAGCTCGGCGCGCAGGAGGTCGCCGGGCTCAAGGAGGCCCTGGGCCTGGACCCCGCGCAGGACTTCTACGCCCCCGACGACGTCCTGGACCGCACCCGCGCCCACGCCGCCCGGCGCGCCGCCGCCGCCCGGGCCGACTGGGACGCCCGCTTCGAGGCCTGGCGGGCCGCCGAGCCCGACCGCGCCGCCCTCCTGGAGCGCCTGCGCGACGGGCGCCTCCCCGAGGGCCTGGACGGGGCCCTGCCCTCCTGGGAGGTCGGCCAGTCCCTGGCCACCCGGGCCGCCTCCGGCAGGACCCTGTCCGCCCTGGCCGACGTCGTGCCCGAGCTGTGGGGCGGATCGGCGGACCTGGCCGGCTCCAACAACACGACCATGGCCGGCGCCCCCTCCTTCCTGCCCGCCTCCCTGGCCCACAAGGAGGGCGACGGCCCCTACGGGCGCACCCTGCACTTCGGGGTGCGCGAGCACGCCATGGGCGGCATCCTCAACGGCATCGCCCTGGACGGCCTGACCCGCCCCTACGGCGGGACCTTCATGGTCTTCTCCGACTACATGCGCCCGCCCGTGCGCCTGGCCGCCCTCATGGGCATCGACCCGGTCTTCGTGTGGACGCACGACTCCATCGGGGTCGGCGAGGACGGGCCCACCCACCAGCCGATCGAACACCTGGCCTCGCTGCGCGCCATCCCGGGGCTCGACGTCGTGCGCCCCGGCGACGCCAACGAGACCGCCGCCGCCTGGCGGGTCATCCTCCAGCGCCGCCGCCACCCGGCCGGCCTGGTCCTGTCCCGCCAGAACCTGCCCGTCCTGGCCGACGCCCGGACCGCGGCCGCCGGGGTGCCCCGCGGCGCCTACGTCCTCATCGAGGCCGCCGATGCCGACGGCGGGCCCGCCGCCCCGGAGGTGGTCCTCATCGCCACCGGCAGCGAGGTCGGCGTGGCCGCGGCGGCCCGCGACCTCCTCCAGGCCTCGGGCACGCCCACCCGCGTGGTCTCCGCCCCCTGCCTGGAGTGGTTCGCCGAGCAGGACGAGGACTACCGAGCCCGCGTCCTGCCCGAGGTGGCCGTCACCGTCTCCGTGGAGGCGGGCATCGCCATGGGCTGGCGCGAGATCGTCGGGGCGTGGGGCGAGATCGTGTCCATCGACCACTTCGGCGCCTCCGCCCCGGGCACGCGCCTGTTCGCCGAGTACGGCTTCACCGGCGAGCACGTGGCCGACGTCGTCCGCCGGGCCCTGGAGCGGGCCCGGGCCTGA